The Microtus pennsylvanicus isolate mMicPen1 chromosome 19, mMicPen1.hap1, whole genome shotgun sequence genome includes a region encoding these proteins:
- the LOC142838226 gene encoding olfactory receptor-like protein OLF3 has protein sequence MEPNNETWMHEFILLGLSSNWDTQVSLFVLFLLMYLATVLGNFLIVLLIRLDSRLHTPMYYFLTNLSLVDVSYATSIVPQLLAHFLATHKAIPFLSCAAQLFFSLGFGGIEFLLLTVMAYDRYVAVCDPLRYSVIMHAGLCRRLVITSWISGFINSLVHTAITFQLPTCTNKHIDQIACETLAVVRLACVDTSSNKIAIMVSSIVLLMAPFFLVLLSYIQIISTILKIQSTEGRWKAFQTCASHLTMVALCYGMAIFTYIQPHSSPSVLQEKLMSLFYAILTPMLNPMIYSLRNKEVKGAWQKLLGKFSGFTSKLAT, from the coding sequence ATGGAACCCAACAATGAGACGTGGATGCATGAATTCATCCTCCTTGGCCTGTCAAGTAACTGGGACACTCAAGTCTCCCTCTTTGTCCTGTTCTTGCTGATGTACTTGGCAACAGTGCTGGGGAATTTTCTCATCGTTCTTCTTATCAGACTGGACAGCAGACTCCATACTCCCATGTATTACTTTCTGACCAACCTGTCGCTTGTGGATGTGTCTTATGCCACAAGCATAGTCCCCCAGTTGCTGGCTCATTTTCTTGCCACACACAAAGCAATTCCGTTTCTGAGCTGTGCAGcacagttatttttttctctgggCTTTGGTGGGATTGAGTTTCTTCTGCTGAcagtgatggcctatgaccgctatgtggcagTGTGTGATCCTCTGAGGTACTCAGTCATCATGCATGCAGGGCTGTGCAGAAGACTGGTCATCACATCTTGGATCAGTGGCTTCATCAACTCTCTTGTGCATACCGCCATCACCTTTCAGCTGCCCACGTGTACCAATAAGCATATTGATCAGATAGCCTGTGAAACCCTTGCTGTGGTCAGATTGGCTTGTGTAGATACCTCCTCCAATAAGATTGCAATTATGGTTTCTAGCATTGTCTTGCTTATGGCACCATTCTTCTTGGTTCTTTTGTCCTACATTCAGATCATCTCGACCATCCTAAAGATACAGTCCACAGAAGGAAGGTGGAAAGCTTTTCAAACCTGTGCCTCTCACCTTACTATGGTTGCCCTGTGCTATGGCATGGCTATTTTCACCTACATCCAACCCCACTCTAGCCCCTCTGTCCTTCAAGAAAAGTTGATGTCTCTGTTCTATGCTATTTTGACACCCATGTTGAACCCCATGATCTATAGTCTAAGGAATAAAGAGGTGAAGGGGGCATGGCAGAAACTTTTAGGGAAATTTTCTGGGTTCACATCAAAACTGGCAACTTAA